In a single window of the bacterium genome:
- a CDS encoding prolyl oligopeptidase family serine peptidase, whose product MPEPAFMYFPDHYRWSHGMLHVLGSAPWGGAEIDEVHRTGLRLRDRVGDDRAWFEEWCRTAEAVERAGRERAERGHAASAAASLFRAAHYYHIGERFLQPKTADGLAAYRRGVDCFRDAAGAMPWPRIEPVEVPYEGTALPALLVHAGPHGGRRAATTGGRAPAVVFFDGFDITKEIQYFKGVAGLAARGIACLIVDGPGNGEAIRFRNLTLHHQTERYATPAYEYLARREEIDPSRIAVMAISLGGYYAPRAAAFEPRYAACIAWGAQWDYHAVWKERLDRLARGESPSLSVPWEHLLWIFGVRTREEALARLEGFRLAGVAEKIACPFLLLHGEGDSQIPLTTARRCFDAVGSSRKTFKVFTREEGGYHHCQVDNTSIAVAYMWDWLEDVLRAAM is encoded by the coding sequence ATGCCGGAGCCGGCGTTCATGTACTTCCCGGACCACTACCGGTGGTCCCATGGGATGCTGCATGTGCTGGGTTCCGCGCCGTGGGGCGGCGCCGAGATCGACGAGGTGCACCGCACCGGCCTGCGGCTGCGCGACCGGGTGGGGGACGACCGCGCGTGGTTCGAGGAATGGTGCCGGACGGCCGAGGCCGTGGAGCGGGCAGGCCGCGAGCGCGCCGAGCGCGGCCACGCCGCGAGCGCCGCGGCCTCGCTGTTCCGCGCGGCCCACTACTATCATATCGGCGAGCGATTTCTGCAGCCGAAGACCGCCGACGGCCTGGCAGCGTACCGCCGGGGCGTCGACTGTTTCCGTGACGCGGCGGGGGCCATGCCGTGGCCGCGGATCGAACCGGTCGAAGTGCCCTACGAGGGAACGGCGCTCCCCGCGCTGCTCGTGCATGCCGGTCCCCACGGGGGCAGACGCGCGGCGACCACCGGCGGACGGGCGCCCGCGGTCGTTTTCTTCGACGGCTTCGACATCACCAAGGAGATCCAGTACTTCAAGGGGGTCGCCGGCCTCGCCGCGCGCGGCATCGCCTGCCTGATCGTCGATGGGCCCGGCAACGGGGAGGCGATCCGGTTCCGGAACTTGACGCTGCACCATCAAACGGAACGCTACGCGACCCCGGCGTACGAATACCTTGCCCGGCGCGAAGAGATCGATCCGTCACGCATCGCTGTGATGGCGATCAGTCTCGGCGGGTACTACGCGCCTCGCGCCGCCGCGTTTGAGCCGCGCTATGCGGCCTGCATCGCATGGGGCGCGCAGTGGGACTACCACGCGGTGTGGAAGGAGCGGCTCGACCGGCTCGCCCGCGGCGAGTCGCCGTCGCTCTCCGTGCCCTGGGAGCACCTCTTGTGGATCTTCGGCGTGCGCACGCGGGAAGAGGCGCTTGCGCGGCTCGAGGGATTCCGGCTCGCCGGCGTGGCCGAGAAGATCGCCTGCCCGTTCCTGCTGCTCCACGGCGAGGGGGACTCGCAGATCCCGCTCACGACAGCGCGGCGCTGCTTTGATGCCGTCGGTTCCAGCCGGAAGACATTCAAAGTGTTCACGCGCGAGGAAGGCGGGTACCACCACTGCCAGGTCGACAACACGAGCATCGCCGTCGCCTATATGTGGGACTGGCTGGAAGACGTGCTCCGAGCCGCCATGTAA
- a CDS encoding Gfo/Idh/MocA family oxidoreductase: protein MNRVRIAVVGCGWWATRVHLPALRADAACDLVAVADADPTRAQRAAARFGVPRWYADHRALLEAERVDGVVVATPPDSHYAIARDCLLAGADVLVEKPMTVAARAARDLLDMARRTGRRLHVGYPYPHCRLAQALRDRIAAGALGGLRLAAGVFATSVRPLYQGRPHRSADDALFPPNPETYDDRSRGGGQLYSQVTHVASLLFFVTGLVPVSVQAFAGGDTPRADGWDAVTFRCGETGDAAVGTIAGTGTVAPGSPTVERIELFGDRGHAAYDMARGTLSVRSYDGTSLDERVESEPERYPREAPCARLVAALGGDAGVLVGGDLGLLTVEFIGAAARSIETGGPVTLGTATRGRT from the coding sequence GTGAATCGGGTCCGCATCGCGGTGGTCGGCTGCGGCTGGTGGGCTACCCGTGTGCACCTGCCGGCGCTCCGCGCCGATGCCGCCTGCGACCTCGTCGCCGTGGCCGACGCCGATCCCACGCGCGCGCAGCGGGCGGCCGCGCGCTTCGGCGTACCGCGATGGTACGCGGACCACCGCGCGCTGCTCGAGGCGGAGCGCGTGGATGGCGTGGTCGTCGCCACGCCGCCGGACAGCCACTACGCGATCGCGCGCGATTGCCTGCTCGCCGGCGCCGACGTGCTCGTCGAAAAGCCGATGACGGTCGCCGCCCGCGCCGCCCGCGACCTGCTCGATATGGCCCGCCGCACCGGCCGGCGGCTCCATGTCGGGTATCCCTACCCGCACTGCCGGCTGGCGCAGGCTCTGCGCGACCGGATCGCGGCGGGCGCGCTCGGCGGCCTGCGGCTCGCGGCCGGTGTGTTCGCGACGTCCGTGCGGCCGCTGTACCAGGGACGGCCCCACCGGTCCGCGGACGACGCGCTCTTTCCGCCGAATCCCGAAACCTACGACGATCGCTCGCGCGGCGGCGGCCAGCTCTACTCCCAGGTCACGCACGTCGCCTCCCTCCTCTTCTTCGTCACCGGGCTCGTACCGGTCTCGGTGCAGGCGTTTGCCGGAGGAGACACGCCGCGCGCGGACGGCTGGGACGCGGTGACCTTCCGCTGCGGAGAGACCGGCGACGCCGCCGTCGGCACAATCGCCGGCACCGGCACGGTCGCGCCGGGAAGCCCCACCGTCGAGCGGATCGAGTTGTTCGGCGACCGCGGCCACGCCGCGTACGACATGGCGCGGGGCACGCTGAGCGTGCGCAGCTACGACGGCACGAGCCTCGACGAACGGGTCGAGTCGGAGCCGGAGCGCTACCCTCGGGAAGCCCCGTGCGCGCGGCTCGTGGCGGCCCTCGGGGGGGACGCCGGCGTCCTCGTCGGCGGCGACTTAGGCCTGCTGACCGTGGAGTTCATCGGCGCGGCGGCGCGCTCGATCGAGACCGGCGGACCCGTCACGCTCGGGACCGCGACAAGGGGGCGGACATGA
- a CDS encoding sugar ABC transporter substrate-binding protein has product MSVRAVPTISRRRFLALTASAAGAGIAVAAAGSASRGVPAASAQAATVAVDEPSVLQPGYKEQLDGLDQAFALKYPGSRIEQVSPPFPQYHQQVLTLLQAGSPPDVIRIDDPQLSYYIEQDWLEPLDPWLKGAGLDPNTFINAQKDAMRGGRAFAVPRESNPRVFFYNRALYQKAGVGVPADLAAYREALRKTSDPRSGQFGMGIATKSGDPTGLMIQLMPVVLGFGGAFYDGTRPTATDPKVIAALRFVKDLWDNNEIPRGLDAVTINNLVTQGKVASIISGSFVYFQAQKANPAVGAQLWAGKNPLPSPATMRATAWWGVPKAAKHKDLAAKYMLLLLTPVQQKRQVELTGTLPARPGMVPADFIAKNPWFRAVVDIGYGGKAVSYFPQQIGNKGNDALAAIGNGVLSILYQGAAPERAMQDVQTKLERL; this is encoded by the coding sequence ATGAGCGTGCGCGCAGTACCGACCATCTCCCGCCGGAGGTTCCTCGCGCTGACGGCCTCGGCCGCCGGCGCCGGCATCGCCGTGGCGGCCGCGGGCTCCGCGTCGCGCGGCGTTCCGGCCGCGTCCGCCCAAGCCGCGACCGTCGCGGTCGACGAGCCGAGCGTTCTTCAACCCGGCTACAAGGAGCAGCTCGACGGCCTCGACCAGGCCTTTGCCCTCAAGTATCCCGGCAGCCGCATCGAGCAGGTGTCGCCGCCGTTTCCGCAATACCACCAGCAGGTCCTGACCCTGCTGCAGGCCGGGTCGCCCCCCGACGTCATCCGAATCGACGACCCGCAGCTGTCGTATTACATTGAGCAGGACTGGCTGGAGCCGCTGGACCCGTGGCTCAAGGGCGCCGGCCTCGATCCCAACACCTTCATCAACGCGCAGAAGGATGCGATGCGAGGCGGCCGCGCCTTCGCGGTCCCGCGGGAGTCCAATCCGCGCGTGTTCTTCTATAACCGCGCGCTCTATCAGAAGGCGGGCGTCGGCGTGCCGGCCGATCTCGCCGCGTACCGCGAGGCGCTGCGGAAGACGTCGGATCCCCGCTCGGGCCAGTTCGGCATGGGCATCGCGACGAAGTCCGGCGATCCGACCGGCCTGATGATCCAGCTGATGCCGGTCGTCCTCGGCTTCGGCGGGGCGTTCTACGACGGCACGCGGCCGACGGCGACCGATCCCAAAGTGATCGCGGCCCTCCGGTTCGTCAAGGATCTGTGGGACAACAACGAGATCCCGCGCGGCCTCGACGCGGTGACGATCAACAACCTCGTCACCCAGGGCAAGGTCGCCAGCATCATCTCCGGATCGTTCGTGTACTTTCAGGCGCAGAAGGCCAACCCCGCGGTGGGCGCGCAGCTGTGGGCCGGCAAGAACCCGCTGCCGTCGCCGGCGACGATGCGCGCGACCGCGTGGTGGGGCGTGCCGAAGGCCGCCAAGCACAAGGACCTGGCCGCCAAGTACATGCTGCTGCTGCTGACGCCCGTGCAGCAGAAGCGCCAGGTGGAATTGACGGGCACGCTGCCCGCGCGCCCCGGCATGGTGCCGGCGGACTTCATCGCAAAGAACCCGTGGTTTAGGGCCGTGGTCGACATCGGCTACGGCGGGAAGGCCGTGTCGTACTTTCCGCAGCAGATCGGCAACAAGGGGAACGACGCGCTCGCGGCCATCGGGAACGGCGTGCTGTCGATCCTCTACCAGGGGGCGGCCCCGGAACGGGCCATGCAGGACGTCCAGACCAAGCTCGAGCGGCTGTGA
- a CDS encoding YSC84-related protein — MRSRRILVFAASLMLLGTLVVPPASFARTAAEINASVDAALARFNQQVKGGAKFIAASRGVLVFPNVVKVAFVIGGQYGEGALREGSRTVGYYSITGGSWGASFGIQKKDLLLVFRDAAALRHFESSSGWQVGVDGAVTLVNVGVGADLSTMQVNQPIVAFVVGQKGLMFDVSLQGAKITRINR; from the coding sequence ATGCGTTCGCGCAGAATCCTGGTCTTCGCCGCATCGCTAATGCTGCTCGGCACGCTCGTTGTTCCCCCGGCTTCGTTCGCGAGGACGGCCGCAGAGATCAACGCGAGCGTCGACGCGGCCCTGGCCAGGTTCAATCAACAGGTCAAAGGCGGGGCCAAGTTTATCGCCGCGTCGAGAGGCGTGCTGGTGTTTCCCAACGTCGTGAAGGTCGCGTTTGTCATCGGCGGCCAGTACGGCGAGGGCGCGCTGCGCGAGGGATCGCGGACCGTCGGCTACTACAGCATCACGGGCGGCTCGTGGGGCGCCTCGTTCGGCATTCAGAAGAAGGACCTTCTCCTCGTCTTCCGCGATGCGGCGGCGCTCCGGCACTTTGAAAGCTCCTCCGGCTGGCAGGTCGGCGTCGACGGCGCGGTGACACTCGTGAACGTCGGGGTGGGCGCTGATCTCAGCACGATGCAGGTCAACCAGCCGATCGTCGCGTTCGTCGTGGGTCAAAAGGGCCTGATGTTCGACGTCTCGCTGCAGGGCGCGAAGATCACCCGGATCAATCGCTAG
- a CDS encoding TIM barrel protein, whose protein sequence is MTPAPPRFRFSCTSFSFPLLRLPAVARVLSALEFRHVDLCIADGDRDVRAQAVEADPAAVAGLDRRACEDAGLSVVDVFCHLGRNAFDRPVNTPDPAQRRHNRERFSAYLAYAAAVGAEGLTLSPGKPWAEMSDGGVHLACEELAVYAGWARGRGLRLSVEPHLDSIAAEPESAARLVERVPGLTLTIDYSHFVARGIDQAAVHPLLPLAGHVHVRQAAPGKLQAADDEGVIDFDPVLERLAGLGYRGALTLEYLWSPWQGMNRIDVVTETLRLRRRLEARGAAPAAR, encoded by the coding sequence ATGACTCCCGCGCCGCCGCGGTTCCGCTTCAGCTGCACGAGCTTCTCGTTCCCGCTGCTGCGCCTACCGGCCGTCGCCCGCGTGCTGTCCGCGCTCGAGTTCCGGCACGTCGATCTTTGCATCGCGGACGGCGACCGCGACGTGCGGGCGCAGGCCGTGGAGGCGGACCCCGCGGCCGTGGCCGGCCTCGATCGGAGAGCCTGCGAGGACGCCGGCCTGTCGGTTGTGGACGTGTTTTGCCACCTCGGCCGCAACGCCTTCGACCGGCCGGTCAACACACCCGACCCGGCGCAGCGGCGGCACAACCGCGAGCGGTTCTCCGCGTACCTGGCCTACGCCGCGGCGGTGGGGGCGGAGGGCCTCACCCTGTCGCCGGGCAAGCCGTGGGCGGAGATGAGCGACGGCGGAGTTCACCTCGCCTGCGAGGAACTCGCCGTGTACGCGGGATGGGCACGGGGACGCGGACTGCGGCTGTCCGTGGAGCCGCACCTCGATTCGATCGCCGCGGAGCCGGAATCCGCCGCGCGGCTGGTCGAGCGTGTGCCGGGGTTGACGTTGACCATCGACTATTCGCACTTCGTCGCCCGGGGCATCGATCAGGCGGCGGTGCATCCGTTGCTGCCGCTGGCCGGGCACGTCCATGTCCGACAGGCGGCCCCCGGGAAGCTGCAGGCGGCCGACGACGAGGGCGTCATCGATTTCGATCCGGTGCTCGAGCGCCTCGCCGGCCTCGGATACCGGGGCGCCCTGACCCTCGAATACCTGTGGAGTCCCTGGCAGGGGATGAATCGCATCGACGTCGTGACCGAGACGCTGCGGCTGCGCCGGCGGCTGGAAGCGCGCGGCGCGGCGCCCGCGGCACGCTAG
- a CDS encoding carbohydrate ABC transporter permease, giving the protein MRIRRAGRVVLAGAGIAAFALLVVLPIYWMLVTALRPDADLFSYPPKVFPGALDPGRALAAFKGTNIVTWLRNSFAVSLATTLVAGILGIPAGYAMSRFRSRAVRTAAAATVITQMMPPLLLLVPMFLVFRKLALLDNLGGLVIVDVAWVLPLTVWMMKSMFDASPPEIDEAAKVDGCGPFATLWRVVLPLALPGLAAVAMYAFIETWDEFLFARTFITSVNLWPASVGLYSFEGEYLVPEQQVMAAAILFALPSLVLFMFVRKAFIGSLSAGAVKG; this is encoded by the coding sequence ATGCGGATCCGCCGGGCGGGCCGGGTCGTGCTGGCGGGCGCGGGCATCGCCGCGTTCGCGCTGCTCGTCGTCCTGCCGATCTATTGGATGCTCGTCACCGCGCTGCGGCCGGACGCCGACCTCTTCAGCTATCCGCCCAAAGTCTTTCCCGGCGCGCTCGACCCGGGCCGGGCGCTCGCGGCCTTCAAAGGCACGAACATCGTGACCTGGCTGCGGAACTCGTTTGCGGTGTCGCTCGCGACGACCCTCGTCGCGGGGATCCTCGGCATCCCGGCGGGCTACGCGATGTCGCGGTTTCGCAGCCGGGCGGTGCGGACCGCGGCCGCCGCGACCGTGATCACGCAGATGATGCCGCCGCTCCTCCTGCTGGTGCCGATGTTCCTGGTGTTTCGGAAGCTGGCCCTGCTGGACAACCTCGGCGGGCTCGTGATCGTGGATGTCGCGTGGGTGCTGCCGCTTACGGTGTGGATGATGAAGTCGATGTTCGACGCCTCGCCGCCCGAGATCGACGAGGCGGCCAAGGTCGACGGGTGCGGGCCGTTCGCCACGCTGTGGCGCGTCGTACTGCCGCTGGCGCTGCCGGGGCTCGCCGCGGTGGCGATGTACGCGTTCATCGAGACGTGGGACGAGTTTCTCTTCGCGCGTACGTTCATCACCAGCGTGAACCTCTGGCCGGCTTCGGTCGGCCTCTACTCGTTCGAGGGCGAGTACCTCGTGCCGGAGCAGCAGGTGATGGCGGCCGCGATTCTCTTCGCCCTGCCGTCGCTGGTGCTCTTCATGTTCGTGCGCAAGGCCTTCATCGGCAGCCTCAGCGCCGGCGCGGTGAAGGGCTGA
- a CDS encoding M20 family metallopeptidase — protein sequence MDSDRTSWEAVDAALSGGEVLDLARQMVATPSYAAEHHWEAGVARVLEEFLSREGFAVTRQPVLDGRENLIAVLPGRAPTRPLLMFNGHMDTVPPSASMPYPPFAAEVHDGKLWGRGAVDMKGAVAAMAAALVALRRAGVRPPRPVVLAAVIGEESGNLGTAALGRDGPPADLAVVGEPSDLAIIPAHRGVYRCDVVVHGRAAHGSTPELGANAIGLAARLIVALDGRLPEMWKNQWHPVLGGPSVNIGTIRGGIATNVVPDRCEFTFGKRWVPGDSPERIRADLEAVIAASIGAGKADVVRDEAFDAVPRPPLDLPAEHPLTRALAEAIEDVTGRRAAIGRFQAFTDAAVLQAAGTPAVVFGPGDLALAHTDEEHVPIDALHTAARIYARLALRLCGAD from the coding sequence ATGGACAGCGACCGGACGTCGTGGGAGGCGGTCGACGCCGCCCTCAGCGGCGGTGAGGTGCTCGATCTGGCACGACAAATGGTCGCGACGCCGAGCTACGCGGCCGAGCACCATTGGGAAGCCGGCGTCGCCCGGGTGCTCGAGGAATTCTTGAGCCGCGAGGGGTTCGCCGTCACGCGGCAGCCGGTCCTGGACGGCCGCGAGAATCTGATCGCCGTGCTGCCCGGCCGGGCTCCGACCCGGCCCCTGCTCATGTTCAACGGCCACATGGACACCGTTCCGCCGTCCGCGTCGATGCCGTATCCCCCGTTTGCCGCGGAGGTCCACGACGGGAAGCTGTGGGGACGCGGCGCGGTGGACATGAAGGGCGCCGTCGCGGCTATGGCCGCGGCCCTCGTCGCGCTGCGCCGGGCCGGGGTGCGCCCGCCGCGCCCCGTCGTGCTCGCCGCCGTGATCGGTGAGGAGAGCGGCAACCTCGGCACCGCGGCGCTCGGGCGGGACGGTCCGCCGGCGGACCTGGCCGTGGTGGGCGAACCGAGCGATCTCGCCATCATTCCCGCGCACCGCGGCGTGTACCGGTGCGACGTCGTCGTGCACGGCCGCGCCGCCCACGGCAGCACGCCCGAACTCGGCGCGAATGCGATCGGGCTCGCCGCGCGGCTCATCGTCGCGCTCGACGGCCGGCTGCCGGAGATGTGGAAGAACCAGTGGCACCCGGTGCTCGGCGGCCCCAGCGTGAACATCGGCACGATCCGGGGCGGGATCGCGACCAACGTGGTGCCCGACCGCTGTGAGTTTACCTTCGGGAAGCGCTGGGTTCCGGGCGATTCACCGGAGCGCATCCGCGCGGACCTCGAGGCGGTGATCGCGGCAAGCATCGGCGCCGGGAAGGCGGACGTCGTCCGCGACGAGGCGTTCGACGCGGTGCCGCGCCCGCCGCTGGACCTCCCCGCGGAGCACCCGCTCACACGCGCGCTCGCGGAGGCGATCGAGGACGTAACCGGGCGCCGCGCGGCCATTGGCCGCTTCCAGGCGTTCACCGACGCCGCGGTGCTGCAGGCGGCGGGGACGCCGGCCGTCGTCTTCGGACCCGGAGACCTCGCGCTGGCCCACACCGACGAGGAGCACGTCCCGATCGACGCGCTCCACACGGCGGCCAGGATCTACGCGCGGCTCGCGCTGCGCCTCTGCGGCGCGGATTGA
- a CDS encoding ABC transporter substrate-binding protein has product MNRCVLALLIAGLMAALAGTGTLAAQGPIKIGLVTATTGIFAPNGRDMINGFELALKEAGSKAAGRQIELIVEDDQGLPGPSLTKARKLVELDKVDMMTGPLAASSGYVLRDYVDEQKIPALFPVVSSDDLTQRKTSAWVVRTGWTSSQPNHPFGEYAAKTLHYKRIATIAYDFAFGWETVEGFQDTFEQNGGRVVEHLWPPIGAPDYSPYLGRIQNVDAVYATFSGNDALRFLQQYRAFGLMGRIPLIGNGTLTDEHILFQENDLAKDIITPLHYSAALNSDANRTFVRAYVRAYNRVPSYYSEACYTGMQVILKALQATGGKIEDRAAFVAAMRKVTLPEAPRGPLRFDAYGAPIQNVYIRRVEIVNGEPQNTVIFTYPHVSQFWTYNPADYLKKPVYTRDLPPAHP; this is encoded by the coding sequence ATGAACCGCTGTGTGCTCGCGCTGCTCATCGCCGGATTGATGGCCGCGCTCGCGGGGACCGGCACACTCGCCGCGCAGGGTCCGATCAAGATCGGGTTGGTCACCGCCACGACGGGGATCTTCGCCCCCAACGGCCGGGACATGATCAACGGATTTGAGCTCGCTCTGAAGGAGGCCGGCAGCAAGGCCGCCGGCCGCCAGATCGAGCTCATCGTCGAGGACGACCAGGGTCTTCCCGGGCCGTCCCTGACGAAGGCGCGCAAGCTGGTCGAACTGGACAAGGTGGACATGATGACGGGCCCGCTCGCCGCGAGCTCCGGCTACGTGCTGCGGGACTACGTCGACGAGCAGAAGATCCCGGCGCTGTTCCCGGTCGTTTCCTCCGACGACCTCACCCAGCGCAAGACCTCCGCCTGGGTCGTGCGCACCGGGTGGACGAGCAGCCAGCCCAATCATCCGTTCGGTGAATACGCGGCCAAGACGCTGCATTACAAGCGCATCGCGACGATCGCCTACGACTTCGCGTTCGGCTGGGAGACGGTCGAAGGCTTCCAGGATACGTTCGAGCAGAACGGCGGGCGCGTCGTGGAACACCTGTGGCCGCCGATCGGGGCGCCCGACTACAGCCCGTACCTGGGGCGGATTCAGAACGTCGACGCGGTGTACGCGACGTTCAGCGGCAATGACGCCCTGCGGTTCCTTCAGCAGTACCGCGCGTTCGGGCTCATGGGCCGCATCCCGCTGATCGGCAACGGCACCCTGACGGACGAGCACATCCTGTTCCAGGAGAACGACCTGGCCAAGGACATCATCACGCCGCTGCACTACAGCGCGGCCCTGAACTCCGACGCGAACCGCACGTTCGTGCGGGCCTACGTCCGCGCCTACAATCGCGTGCCGTCGTATTACTCCGAAGCCTGCTACACCGGCATGCAGGTTATCCTGAAAGCGCTCCAGGCGACCGGCGGCAAGATCGAAGATCGCGCCGCGTTCGTCGCGGCGATGCGCAAGGTGACGCTGCCGGAAGCGCCGCGCGGGCCGTTGCGCTTCGACGCGTACGGCGCGCCGATTCAGAACGTCTACATCCGCCGAGTCGAGATCGTGAACGGGGAGCCGCAGAACACGGTGATCTTCACGTATCCCCACGTGTCCCAGTTCTGGACGTACAATCCGGCGGACTACCTGAAGAAGCCCGTCTACACGCGGGACCTGCCGCCCGCGCACCCGTAG
- a CDS encoding enolase C-terminal domain-like protein produces MRITGIRTIVEPYSSGTWLDQIQVANPMFRFPRFRGPRSAWRGPGSDAVRVFVLTDEGVVGTGESRGGVVTKAIIDHHLAALLRDQDPLDIELRWEEMWRALLPYGRKGVAVMALSAVDLALWDLLAKWTGTPLYRLLGGAAREPLPVYATHPEPARLAAEGYVGLKVPMPCAVEDGPAGFDRNVETAAAARRAVGPDVDVMVDCFMAWDVEYTLRFARATREYGLRWIEESLPPDDYEGYARLRREIDWTQVATGEHEYTRWGFARLLAAEAADVLQPDVAWAGGITEVRRIAALASARGIPVIPHAGVLQPWTVHLMAAMPNCPMGETIVFGAGDRRPAASIRSEITVEHGRVRPNETPGAGVVLNVDPAALPES; encoded by the coding sequence ATGCGGATCACCGGCATCCGCACGATCGTCGAGCCCTATTCGTCGGGGACGTGGCTCGATCAGATCCAGGTGGCGAACCCGATGTTCCGCTTCCCGCGGTTTCGGGGGCCGCGGTCGGCCTGGCGCGGTCCGGGGTCCGACGCCGTCCGCGTGTTCGTACTGACAGACGAGGGGGTCGTCGGCACCGGCGAGTCCCGCGGCGGCGTAGTCACGAAGGCCATCATCGACCACCACCTGGCGGCGCTGCTCCGCGACCAGGATCCGCTCGACATCGAATTGCGCTGGGAAGAGATGTGGCGGGCGTTGCTGCCGTACGGCCGGAAGGGCGTGGCGGTGATGGCGCTCTCCGCGGTCGACCTCGCGCTGTGGGACCTGCTCGCCAAGTGGACGGGGACGCCGCTGTACCGGCTGCTCGGCGGCGCCGCGCGTGAGCCGCTGCCGGTCTACGCGACCCATCCCGAGCCGGCGCGCCTGGCGGCCGAGGGATACGTCGGACTCAAGGTGCCGATGCCGTGCGCGGTGGAGGACGGCCCCGCCGGGTTCGACCGCAACGTGGAGACCGCGGCCGCCGCCCGCCGGGCGGTCGGGCCGGACGTCGATGTGATGGTCGACTGCTTCATGGCGTGGGACGTCGAGTACACGCTGCGCTTCGCCCGCGCTACCCGGGAATACGGCCTGCGCTGGATCGAGGAGTCGCTGCCGCCGGACGACTACGAGGGATACGCGCGGCTCCGGCGGGAGATCGATTGGACCCAGGTCGCGACCGGCGAGCACGAGTACACGCGCTGGGGCTTCGCCCGGCTGCTCGCCGCCGAGGCGGCCGACGTCCTGCAGCCGGACGTCGCGTGGGCCGGGGGGATCACGGAAGTGCGCCGCATCGCCGCCCTCGCCTCCGCCCGCGGGATCCCGGTGATCCCGCACGCGGGCGTGCTCCAGCCCTGGACCGTCCACCTCATGGCGGCGATGCCGAACTGTCCGATGGGGGAGACGATCGTCTTCGGCGCGGGCGACCGGCGGCCCGCGGCATCCATCCGTTCGGAGATCACCGTCGAGCACGGGCGCGTGCGGCCGAACGAGACGCCCGGCGCGGGCGTCGTCCTGAACGTCGATCCCGCCGCGCTCCCGGAGTCATGA
- a CDS encoding sugar ABC transporter permease produces MRSDRAAPAVFLGPAVCTVLLVFLLPIALGVWTSFQADGSTLDRARWVGLANYAVLFGDPAFAHSVLVSVVFTAASVAGAYAAGLIAALILNRPFPGQPVLSGIVILPWAMPYVAAAMIWSWLFDYQYGLFNYLLNVMSVVHGKVGFLTDPHLALWAVVTVQIWKIFPLAAVLLLAGLKTIPAEHVDAARVDGAGGWGVFRHVTLPGLRPVTVVLVLLLTIWVFGRSFTVIYVMTGGGPVDVTLNLVLMTFQQGFQLFHLSRAAALGTVVMCISAAFALVYLRFIEAPAV; encoded by the coding sequence GTGCGTAGCGACCGCGCGGCGCCGGCGGTGTTTCTCGGCCCGGCGGTCTGCACGGTGCTGCTCGTCTTTCTGCTGCCGATCGCGCTGGGGGTCTGGACGAGCTTCCAGGCGGACGGCTCCACCCTCGACCGGGCGCGGTGGGTGGGATTGGCCAACTACGCCGTCCTCTTCGGGGACCCGGCCTTCGCGCACTCCGTTCTCGTCTCGGTGGTGTTCACGGCCGCGTCGGTCGCGGGCGCCTACGCCGCCGGCCTCATCGCGGCGCTGATCCTCAACCGGCCGTTTCCCGGGCAGCCCGTGCTGAGCGGCATCGTGATTCTGCCGTGGGCGATGCCGTACGTCGCCGCGGCCATGATCTGGTCGTGGCTCTTCGATTATCAGTACGGGCTCTTCAACTATCTCCTCAACGTCATGAGCGTCGTGCACGGGAAGGTCGGGTTTCTGACCGATCCGCACCTCGCGCTGTGGGCGGTGGTCACGGTCCAGATCTGGAAGATCTTTCCCCTCGCCGCGGTGCTGCTGCTGGCCGGCCTCAAGACCATTCCGGCCGAGCACGTCGACGCCGCGCGGGTGGACGGCGCGGGCGGATGGGGCGTGTTCCGGCACGTGACCCTGCCCGGGCTGCGGCCCGTTACCGTGGTCCTCGTGCTGCTGCTCACGATTTGGGTGTTCGGGCGATCCTTCACCGTGATCTACGTGATGACCGGCGGCGGCCCCGTCGACGTGACGCTCAATCTCGTGCTGATGACCTTCCAGCAGGGCTTTCAACTGTTCCATCTGAGCCGGGCGGCCGCGCTCGGCACGGTGGTGATGTGCATCTCCGCCGCCTTCGCCCTCGTCTACCTGCGCTTCATCGAGGCGCCGGCGGTGTGA